In a genomic window of Staphylococcus taiwanensis:
- a CDS encoding elongation factor Ts → MAISAKLVKELRERTGAGMMDCKKALTETDGDIDKAIDYLREKGIAKAAKKADRIAAEGLVHVEVKGNEAAIVEINSETDFVARNEGFQELVKEIANQILDSKAETVDALLETKLSSGKTVDERMKEAISTIGEKLSIRRFEIRTKSDNDSFGAYLHMGGRIGVLTVVEGSSDEEAAKDVAMHIAAINPKYVSSDQVSDEEINHEKEVLKQQALNEGKPENIVEKMVEGRLRKYLQEICAVDQNFVKDPDQTVEAFLKSKGGKLVDFVRYEVGEGMEKREENFADEVKGQMK, encoded by the coding sequence ATGGCAATTTCAGCAAAACTTGTTAAAGAATTACGTGAAAGAACTGGCGCTGGTATGATGGATTGTAAAAAAGCGCTAACTGAAACTGATGGTGACATCGATAAAGCGATTGATTACTTACGTGAAAAAGGTATCGCTAAAGCAGCTAAAAAAGCGGACCGTATCGCTGCAGAAGGTTTAGTACATGTAGAAGTTAAAGGTAATGAAGCTGCAATCGTTGAAATCAACTCTGAAACAGACTTCGTTGCGCGTAACGAAGGTTTCCAAGAATTAGTTAAAGAAATTGCTAATCAAATACTTGATAGCAAAGCTGAAACAGTTGACGCTTTATTAGAAACTAAATTATCAAGTGGTAAAACAGTTGACGAAAGAATGAAAGAAGCAATCTCAACTATCGGTGAAAAATTAAGCATCCGTCGTTTCGAAATCAGAACTAAATCTGACAATGATTCATTTGGTGCATACTTACACATGGGTGGACGTATCGGCGTATTAACAGTTGTTGAAGGTTCTTCTGATGAAGAAGCAGCTAAAGACGTTGCTATGCACATTGCTGCTATTAATCCTAAATATGTTTCTTCTGACCAAGTAAGTGATGAAGAAATTAACCATGAAAAAGAAGTATTAAAACAACAAGCATTAAATGAAGGTAAACCTGAAAATATCGTTGAAAAAATGGTTGAAGGTCGTTTACGTAAATATCTTCAAGAAATTTGTGCAGTTGACCAAAACTTCGTTAAAGATCCAGATCAAACAGTTGAAGCTTTCTTAAAATCAAAAGGTGGAAAACTTGTAGACTTCGTTCGTTATGAAGTAGGCGAAGGCATGGAAAAACGTGAAGAAAACTTTGCTGACGAAGTAAAAGGACAAATGAAATAA
- a CDS encoding UMP kinase, with product MAQTSKYKRVVLKLSGEALAGDKGFGINPIIIKSVAKQVAEVAKMDCEIAVIVGGGNIWRGKTGSDLGMDRGTADYMGMLATVMNALALQDSLEQLECDTRVLTSIEMKQVAEPYIRRRAIRHLEKKRVVIFAAGIGNPYFSTDTTAALRAAEVEADVILMGKNNVDGVYSADPKVDKNAVKYEHLTHIQMLQEGLQVMDSTASSFCMDNNIPLNVFSIMEEGNIKRAVLGEKIGTLITK from the coding sequence ATGGCGCAAACTTCTAAATATAAACGTGTAGTACTAAAACTTAGTGGTGAAGCACTTGCAGGAGATAAAGGTTTTGGTATTAATCCAATTATCATTAAAAGTGTAGCAAAACAAGTTGCTGAAGTAGCTAAAATGGATTGTGAAATCGCTGTAATCGTTGGCGGTGGAAATATTTGGAGAGGTAAAACTGGTAGTGATTTAGGTATGGACCGTGGAACAGCTGACTATATGGGTATGCTTGCTACTGTTATGAACGCTCTTGCTTTACAAGATAGTTTAGAACAATTGGAATGCGACACACGTGTTTTAACTTCAATTGAAATGAAACAAGTTGCAGAACCATATATTCGCCGTCGTGCAATCAGACACTTAGAGAAAAAACGTGTTGTTATATTTGCAGCAGGTATTGGTAATCCTTACTTCTCTACAGATACAACTGCAGCATTACGTGCAGCAGAAGTAGAGGCTGATGTTATTTTAATGGGTAAAAATAATGTTGATGGTGTTTATTCTGCAGACCCTAAAGTTGATAAAAATGCAGTGAAGTATGAGCATTTAACACATATCCAAATGTTACAAGAAGGATTACAAGTTATGGACTCAACAGCATCTTCATTCTGTATGGACAACAATATTCCTTTAAACGTTTTCTCAATTATGGAAGAAGGAAATATCAAACGTGCAGTATTAGGTGAAAAAATAGGTACATTAATAACTAAATAA